A single genomic interval of Acidovorax sp. 1608163 harbors:
- a CDS encoding LysR family transcriptional regulator — MSNYNHWFIRARLKTRQLLLLVALAEEGNIHRAAQVLSMTQPAASKLLKDLEDVLEVPLFERLPRGMRPTWYGETMIRYARMALANLNQAHDELVALKSGHFGQVGVGAITSPALSLLPAAIALVKQEHPSLRITLDIETSPVLLERLDQGKLDIVMGRLFAEHDKGNLRYEPLTEEMVCAVARPGHPLSGMTGLTLRDVVSAGWIVPPAGSVLRHRFDLMFQQDGLAPPTNTVETSALLFITRMLQQSDMVAVLALDVAQYYASHGIVTVLPLAMPCHMDAFGIITRADRLLSPAAKVMMKAIKQTSLVQYGRRLELGD; from the coding sequence ATGAGCAACTACAACCACTGGTTCATCCGTGCCCGCTTGAAAACGCGGCAGCTGCTGTTACTGGTGGCCTTGGCCGAGGAGGGCAACATCCACCGGGCCGCCCAGGTGCTCAGCATGACCCAGCCTGCGGCCTCCAAGCTGCTCAAGGACCTGGAGGACGTGCTGGAGGTGCCGCTGTTCGAGCGCTTGCCGCGCGGCATGCGCCCCACCTGGTACGGCGAGACCATGATTCGGTACGCGCGCATGGCATTGGCCAACCTGAACCAGGCGCACGATGAGCTGGTGGCGCTCAAGTCGGGCCATTTTGGGCAGGTGGGGGTGGGGGCCATCACTTCGCCCGCGCTGAGCCTGCTGCCCGCCGCGATTGCCCTGGTCAAGCAGGAGCACCCCAGCTTGCGCATCACGTTGGACATCGAAACCAGCCCGGTGCTGCTGGAGCGGCTGGACCAGGGCAAGCTGGACATCGTGATGGGACGGCTGTTTGCCGAGCACGACAAGGGCAATCTGCGCTACGAGCCTTTGACCGAGGAGATGGTCTGCGCGGTGGCCCGGCCAGGGCATCCGCTGTCGGGCATGACGGGGTTGACGCTGCGCGATGTGGTCTCGGCCGGCTGGATCGTGCCGCCTGCGGGCAGTGTGCTGCGCCACCGCTTTGACCTGATGTTCCAGCAAGACGGCCTTGCCCCGCCGACCAATACGGTGGAGACCTCGGCCTTGCTGTTCATCACGCGCATGCTGCAGCAAAGTGACATGGTGGCGGTGTTGGCGCTGGATGTGGCGCAGTACTACGCCTCGCATGGCATCGTGACGGTGTTGCCGTTGGCGATGCCGTGTCACATGGATGCGTTTGGCATCATTACCCGGGCCGATCGGTTGTTGTCGCCAGCGGCCAAGGTGATGATGAAGGCGATCAAGCAGACGAGTCTGGTGCAGTATGGTCGGCGGTTGGAGTTGGGGGATTGA
- a CDS encoding SDR family NAD(P)-dependent oxidoreductase → MARFPSLNGRSVFVTGGGSGIGAAIVSAFAEQGAKVAFIDVAQEASERLVQQLADAGLPRPWWRACDVKDIAALQAAIHDAAAALGDFSALVNNVASDDRHSLESVTPDYYDERIAINERPAFFAIQAAVPGMRRLGAGSIINLGSTGWQGKGTGYPCYAIAKSSVNGLTRGLAKTLGQDRIRINTVSPGWVMTERQIKLWLDAEGEKELARNQCLPDKLQPHDIARMVLFLASDDAAMCTAQEFKVDAGWV, encoded by the coding sequence ATGGCACGCTTTCCCAGCCTGAACGGCCGCAGCGTCTTCGTCACCGGCGGCGGCAGTGGCATTGGGGCGGCCATCGTGTCGGCCTTTGCAGAGCAAGGGGCCAAGGTGGCCTTCATCGACGTAGCCCAGGAGGCCAGTGAACGCCTGGTGCAGCAATTGGCCGATGCGGGCTTGCCCCGGCCATGGTGGCGTGCCTGCGATGTCAAGGACATTGCAGCCCTGCAGGCCGCCATCCACGATGCAGCGGCGGCCCTGGGCGATTTCTCGGCCCTGGTGAACAACGTGGCCAGCGACGACCGGCACAGCCTGGAGTCCGTGACCCCCGACTACTACGACGAGCGCATCGCCATCAACGAGCGCCCCGCGTTCTTCGCCATCCAGGCGGCGGTGCCCGGCATGCGGCGGCTGGGGGCGGGCTCGATCATCAACCTGGGCTCCACCGGCTGGCAGGGCAAGGGCACGGGCTACCCGTGCTATGCCATCGCCAAGTCGTCGGTGAACGGGCTCACCCGGGGGCTGGCCAAGACACTGGGGCAGGACCGCATTCGCATCAACACGGTGTCACCGGGCTGGGTGATGACGGAGCGCCAGATCAAGCTCTGGCTGGATGCGGAGGGCGAGAAGGAGCTTGCGCGCAACCAGTGTCTGCCCGACAAGCTGCAGCCGCATGACATCGCCCGCATGGTGTTGTTCCTGGCCTCGGACGATGCGGCCATGTGCACGGCGCAGGAGTTCAAGGTGGATGCTGGGTGGGTTTGA
- a CDS encoding SMP-30/gluconolactonase/LRE family protein, whose protein sequence is MPPVGAVRCVHAAGAALGEGVLWSVREQALYWVDILGRQLHRWRPGDGKRAQWTFDEEISAVAERRDAPGLLVTLRRGFAWFDPATGTPPRYAHQPATEPPGNRFNDGKCDAQGRFWGGTMDFDCQQPTGALYRYDPDGQCSRHDEGFVVTNGPTWAGAAQGGHLYFNDTVQGCVYRYDFDPVRGSVSNKQLWLRLAEGDGVPDGMTTDAQGRVWIAHWGGACVSCHHPETAQELGRVHLPTSHVTNCAFGGADLQTLFISTARTGLSPEQLAAQPLAGGLFAVDVGSPGVPAHLFGG, encoded by the coding sequence ATGCCCCCTGTGGGCGCTGTGCGCTGCGTGCACGCCGCAGGGGCGGCCTTGGGCGAGGGCGTGCTGTGGTCGGTGCGCGAACAGGCCCTGTATTGGGTCGACATCCTGGGGCGGCAGTTGCACCGCTGGCGCCCGGGCGACGGCAAGCGTGCCCAGTGGACTTTTGACGAAGAGATCTCTGCCGTGGCAGAGCGCCGCGATGCCCCAGGCCTGCTGGTCACCCTGCGCCGGGGCTTTGCCTGGTTTGATCCGGCCACCGGCACCCCGCCGCGCTATGCGCACCAGCCTGCGACCGAGCCACCGGGCAACCGCTTCAACGATGGCAAGTGCGATGCCCAGGGGCGGTTTTGGGGCGGCACTATGGACTTTGACTGCCAACAACCCACGGGGGCGCTGTATCGCTACGACCCCGACGGGCAGTGCTCGCGGCACGACGAAGGCTTTGTCGTTACCAACGGCCCCACCTGGGCCGGTGCGGCGCAGGGCGGGCACCTGTACTTCAACGACACGGTGCAGGGCTGCGTGTACCGCTACGACTTCGATCCCGTGCGCGGCAGCGTGTCGAACAAGCAACTGTGGCTGCGCCTGGCCGAGGGCGATGGCGTGCCCGATGGCATGACCACCGATGCCCAGGGCCGCGTGTGGATTGCGCACTGGGGCGGTGCCTGCGTGAGCTGCCACCACCCGGAGACGGCGCAAGAGCTGGGGCGTGTGCACCTGCCCACCAGCCACGTCACCAACTGCGCCTTTGGCGGCGCAGACCTGCAGACGCTGTTCATCTCCACCGCACGCACGGGCCTGTCGCCAGAGCAACTGGCCGCGCAGCCTTTGGCTGGTGGCCTGTTTGCCGTGGATGTGGGCAGCCCCGGCGTGCCTGCGCATTTGTTTGGCGGATAG
- a CDS encoding aldose 1-epimerase, with protein sequence MTLASNPASHPVVWLHHADQHLGLVPTLGGSVAAWQMDHAASPEGRLNLWRPWDGAAADLYQMASFAMVPWSNRISGGGFAQGGQFHPMQPNRAGEPYPIHGDGWLQPWDGRQVADDTLEMSLRSDRFQGNPYDYEAVQTFRLVPGGLDQQVLVRHLGTEPMPYGLGLHPWFLRTPRTRISAPVASVWLCGDDPIPVRETADFPPGWDLNAGISAHGDLIDNAYTGWGGTAQIDWPEWGVRLQAHMPDFAQDGGAAQHYCLIYRPPQGSAFCFEPITQPIDAFHLPGQPGLRVLAKGEALRLSVQWRFGPLAAA encoded by the coding sequence ATGACCCTTGCGTCCAACCCAGCCTCTCACCCCGTCGTCTGGCTGCACCATGCCGACCAGCACCTGGGCCTGGTGCCCACCTTGGGCGGCAGCGTCGCTGCCTGGCAAATGGACCATGCCGCCAGCCCCGAGGGGCGGTTGAACCTCTGGCGCCCCTGGGATGGCGCTGCGGCGGACCTGTACCAGATGGCCTCGTTTGCCATGGTCCCCTGGTCCAACCGCATCAGCGGCGGTGGTTTTGCGCAGGGGGGGCAATTCCACCCCATGCAGCCCAACCGTGCGGGCGAGCCGTATCCCATCCATGGCGATGGCTGGCTGCAGCCCTGGGATGGGCGCCAGGTGGCGGACGACACGCTGGAGATGTCGTTGCGCTCTGACCGCTTTCAGGGCAACCCTTATGACTACGAGGCGGTGCAGACCTTCCGCTTGGTGCCCGGTGGGCTGGACCAGCAGGTGCTGGTGCGCCACCTGGGCACAGAGCCCATGCCCTATGGCCTGGGCTTGCACCCTTGGTTTTTGCGCACCCCACGCACACGCATCAGCGCCCCGGTGGCCTCGGTCTGGCTGTGCGGGGACGACCCCATCCCCGTGCGCGAGACGGCGGACTTCCCGCCCGGTTGGGACTTGAATGCCGGCATCTCGGCCCACGGCGATCTGATCGACAACGCCTACACCGGCTGGGGCGGCACGGCGCAAATCGATTGGCCCGAGTGGGGCGTGCGGCTGCAGGCGCACATGCCGGACTTTGCACAAGACGGTGGGGCCGCGCAACACTACTGCCTGATTTACCGGCCGCCGCAAGGCTCGGCGTTTTGCTTTGAGCCCATCACCCAGCCCATCGATGCCTTTCACCTGCCCGGCCAGCCAGGCCTGCGGGTGCTGGCCAAGGGGGAGGCGCTGCGCCTGAGCGTGCAATGGCGGTTTGGGCCGTTGGCCGCCGCATAG
- a CDS encoding response regulator, giving the protein MTPGHLSGKILIVEDEPRLAQLLSDYLAAAGYLTCICSDGDAALHMLRQQRPDLVLLDWMLPGRDGLGICQEVRQFSNVPIIMVTAKIEEMDRLMGLETGADDYICKPFSPREVVARVKALLRRAPPGASAPAHSDSVGELVIDTARYQATLMGQALDLTPLEFRLLCTLAQAPGRVLSRSQLIARLHEDQRAISDRAIDSHIKNLRRKLAPVTPGTELIGSIYGVGYKFEGAQVRCVTG; this is encoded by the coding sequence ATGACGCCAGGCCACCTCAGCGGAAAAATCCTGATCGTCGAAGACGAACCGCGCCTGGCGCAGTTGCTGAGCGACTACCTGGCGGCGGCAGGCTACCTGACCTGCATTTGCAGCGATGGCGATGCCGCCCTGCACATGCTGCGCCAGCAGCGCCCCGACCTGGTGCTGCTCGACTGGATGCTGCCCGGCCGCGACGGGCTGGGCATTTGCCAGGAGGTGCGCCAGTTCAGCAATGTGCCCATCATCATGGTGACGGCCAAGATCGAAGAGATGGACCGGCTGATGGGCCTGGAGACCGGTGCAGACGATTACATCTGCAAGCCCTTCAGCCCCCGTGAGGTGGTGGCCCGCGTCAAGGCGCTGCTGCGTCGGGCACCGCCGGGTGCATCGGCACCGGCCCACAGCGACAGCGTGGGCGAGCTGGTCATCGACACCGCCCGCTACCAAGCCACCCTGATGGGGCAGGCGCTGGATTTGACGCCGCTGGAGTTCCGCCTGCTGTGCACCCTGGCGCAGGCCCCAGGCCGCGTGCTGTCGCGCTCGCAGCTCATTGCCCGCCTGCATGAGGACCAGCGCGCCATCAGCGACCGGGCCATCGACAGCCACATCAAAAACCTGCGGCGCAAGCTGGCCCCCGTGACGCCGGGCACCGAACTCATCGGCTCCATCTATGGCGTGGGCTACAAGTTTGAAGGCGCGCAGGTGCGCTGCGTCACCGGCTGA
- a CDS encoding ATP-binding protein yields MRRTSITVQLFLAMLAIAMLVTLLLGATTQYSFQRGFIGYINEQATLRMEASLPRLQEAYAEHQDWEFVRHKPPVWFGLVRAEKHKGQMWDVDDATQGLIASDLLGAGLRMSLLDSQRQHVIGFPHILANSVQREITVQGQTVGWLVMAPVQSVTDAASLRFLDDQLKASLATGGLAVLLAATLAWWTARRLMAPVRAVAKATHSLAAGAYTTRVHTDRQDEIGQLARDFNQLALTLERNEQLRRNYIADISHELRTPLAVLQGELEAMEDGIHPATPQAFAMLQQEVHSLSKLVNDLHELSMADLGALQYKKEPLDLAALVERESQGFVARCKDLGLELVLPPPAPSPLMVQADPGRLRQLIHNLLSNAARYTQAPGRLQISLQREGDNAVLDIQDSAPGVDAALLPKLFERFFRVESSRSRSSGGSGLGLSICESIVLAHAGSIRAMPSPLGGLWIQVQLPLAPTQPTLS; encoded by the coding sequence ATGCGACGCACCAGCATCACCGTTCAGCTTTTTCTTGCCATGCTGGCCATCGCCATGCTGGTCACGCTGCTGCTGGGCGCCACCACGCAATACAGCTTTCAGCGGGGCTTCATTGGCTACATCAATGAACAAGCCACCTTGCGCATGGAGGCATCGCTGCCCCGGCTGCAAGAAGCCTATGCAGAGCACCAGGACTGGGAGTTTGTGAGGCACAAGCCCCCGGTGTGGTTTGGCCTGGTCCGGGCAGAAAAGCACAAGGGCCAAATGTGGGACGTTGACGATGCCACCCAGGGGCTGATCGCCTCTGACCTGCTCGGCGCGGGGCTGCGCATGTCCTTGCTGGACAGCCAGCGCCAGCATGTCATCGGCTTTCCCCACATCCTGGCCAACAGCGTGCAACGGGAAATCACCGTGCAGGGCCAGACTGTGGGGTGGCTTGTGATGGCCCCGGTGCAGAGCGTGACCGACGCCGCCTCCCTGCGCTTTCTGGACGATCAACTCAAAGCCAGCCTGGCCACCGGCGGGCTTGCTGTGCTGCTGGCCGCCACGCTGGCCTGGTGGACGGCCCGGCGGCTGATGGCCCCGGTGCGCGCCGTGGCCAAGGCCACCCACAGCCTGGCCGCGGGGGCCTACACCACACGGGTCCACACCGACCGCCAGGACGAAATCGGCCAGCTGGCCCGAGACTTCAACCAACTCGCGCTCACCCTGGAGCGCAACGAACAGCTGCGCCGCAACTACATCGCCGACATCTCGCACGAGCTGCGCACGCCGCTGGCCGTGCTGCAGGGCGAGCTGGAAGCCATGGAAGACGGCATCCACCCTGCGACACCGCAGGCGTTTGCGATGCTGCAGCAAGAAGTGCATTCGCTCTCCAAATTGGTGAACGACCTGCACGAGTTGTCCATGGCCGACCTGGGCGCCCTGCAATACAAGAAAGAGCCGCTGGACCTGGCCGCCCTGGTGGAGCGCGAGTCCCAAGGCTTTGTGGCGCGATGCAAGGACTTGGGGCTGGAGCTGGTTCTGCCGCCCCCCGCACCCTCCCCCCTCATGGTGCAGGCCGACCCAGGCCGCCTGCGCCAGTTGATCCACAACCTGCTGTCCAACGCTGCCCGCTACACCCAGGCGCCTGGCCGCTTGCAGATCAGCCTGCAGCGCGAGGGCGACAACGCCGTGCTGGACATCCAGGACTCTGCCCCTGGGGTGGACGCAGCGCTGCTGCCCAAGCTGTTTGAGCGCTTTTTCCGGGTGGAGTCCTCACGCAGCCGCAGCAGCGGCGGCAGCGGCCTGGGCCTGTCCATCTGCGAGAGCATTGTGCTGGCGCATGCGGGCAGCATCCGCGCCATGCCGTCGCCCTTGGGAGGCCTGTGGATACAAGTCCAGCTGCCACTCGCACCGACACAACCCACACTCTCATGA
- a CDS encoding efflux RND transporter periplasmic adaptor subunit has protein sequence MPVLSELRSLKDRSLLPLRASLVGCACLALVLGLGGCVDRAGAAPGETKATAVGVVVLAPEKLDVDTELPARVASHLVAEIRPQVGGIIKTRRFAEGALVKAGQALYQIDAASYQAAYASAQASVAKAEAVVDANKLTAQRQAALAAIEAVSQQEHQDAQAALKQSQAELAVARAAQETARINLSRTTIDSPISGLVDVSTVTPGALVTENQTTALTTVRQIDPIQVDITQSSAELLRWKRELAEGRLQRVGKDDVPVKLLLEDGSAYARTGKLKFSGVSVNTGTGSITLRASFDNPDGLLLPGMYVRAVVQAAVAQQAILVPQQAVSRTSMGSASVLVVDEQNKVQKRAIVADRQVGNRWLVSEGLAAGDKVVVEGSQKVKAGEVVQAQVVAAAGAAAKTAANATATVAAR, from the coding sequence ATGCCTGTTTTGTCTGAATTGCGGTCTCTCAAAGACCGTTCGTTGTTGCCCTTGCGCGCATCCCTGGTGGGTTGCGCGTGCCTGGCCCTGGTGTTGGGGCTGGGCGGCTGTGTGGACCGGGCCGGTGCCGCGCCCGGCGAGACCAAGGCCACCGCAGTAGGGGTGGTGGTGCTGGCCCCCGAGAAGCTGGATGTGGACACCGAACTGCCTGCGCGCGTGGCATCGCACCTGGTGGCGGAGATTCGCCCCCAGGTGGGCGGCATCATCAAGACCCGCCGCTTTGCGGAAGGGGCTCTGGTGAAGGCCGGGCAGGCGCTGTACCAGATCGACGCTGCCAGCTACCAGGCCGCCTACGCCAGTGCCCAGGCCAGCGTGGCCAAGGCAGAGGCCGTGGTGGATGCGAACAAGCTCACCGCCCAGCGGCAGGCGGCCTTGGCCGCCATTGAGGCCGTGAGCCAGCAAGAGCACCAGGATGCGCAGGCGGCGCTCAAACAGTCGCAGGCCGAGCTGGCGGTGGCCCGTGCTGCGCAGGAGACGGCGCGCATCAACCTGTCGCGCACCACCATCGACAGCCCCATCTCGGGCCTGGTGGATGTGTCGACCGTGACGCCGGGTGCCCTGGTCACCGAGAACCAGACGACCGCGCTCACCACCGTACGCCAGATCGACCCCATCCAGGTGGACATCACCCAGTCCAGCGCCGAGCTGCTGCGCTGGAAGCGCGAACTGGCCGAGGGGCGCTTGCAGCGCGTGGGCAAGGACGATGTGCCCGTGAAGCTGCTGCTGGAGGATGGCAGCGCCTATGCCCGCACCGGCAAGCTCAAGTTCAGCGGGGTGTCGGTGAACACGGGCACCGGCTCCATCACGCTGCGCGCCAGCTTTGACAATCCCGATGGCCTGTTGCTGCCCGGCATGTACGTGCGTGCCGTGGTACAGGCAGCGGTTGCCCAGCAGGCGATCTTGGTGCCCCAGCAGGCGGTGAGCCGCACCAGCATGGGGTCGGCATCGGTGCTGGTGGTGGACGAACAGAACAAGGTGCAAAAGCGCGCCATCGTGGCCGACCGGCAAGTGGGCAATCGCTGGCTGGTTAGCGAGGGCCTGGCGGCGGGCGACAAGGTGGTGGTCGAGGGCTCGCAGAAGGTCAAGGCGGGTGAGGTGGTGCAAGCGCAGGTGGTGGCTGCGGCAGGCGCAGCGGCAAAAACTGCGGCAAATGCAACAGCAACCGTGGCCGCGCGCTAA
- a CDS encoding efflux RND transporter permease subunit, producing the protein MARFFINRPIFAWVLAIVVMLAGALSITSLPLEQYPDIAPPRVTVNATYPGASAKTIEDSVTQVIEQKMKGLDGLLAMSSSSSSAGTASITLSFVSGTNSDVAQMQVQNKLQQAMAQLPQTVQSQGVTVTKTGTDFLMVIAFVSGDGSASAIDIGDYISSNLVDIISRVDGVGDIQTLGTGHAMRIWLDPAKLASFALMPSDVSTAITAQNAQVSAGQVAGLPATAGQQLNVTITARSKLQTVAQFEEIVLKTGSDASVVRLRDVARVELGGESYSIASRYKGQPAAAMGVKLAAGANAIGVANAVKAKLVELQPSFPYHLEPVMSYDTTPFVKVSIEEVVLTLFEAIALVVLIMYVFLQNWRATLIPAITVPVVLLGTFGVLSAFGYSVNSLTMFGMVLAIGLLVDDAIVVVENVERMMTDERLGPKEATQRSMQQISGALVGIALVLSAVFIPMAFFGGSTGVIYRQFSITVVSSMLLSVAVAMSLTPALCVTLLQHAPEGGHHAVARCGWLGKFFQAFNRGFERGSASVESVTGGLLRRSKRMMVVYGALVVAMVALYHQLPTSFLPDEDQGVLMAEVRLPAGATDERLKASLQAFENWLGQQADVEGYTMITGISGDQASGRAFIRLKDWSERKGAGQSAADIARRANQELSSLRDARVFVMQPPTIRGLGSSGGFVVQLQDRNGLGHEALAKARDQFLELARKRPELSQVRISGLDDAPQLGITIDDRKAGALGLSTSDINSTLSTALGGTYVNDFVDQGRVKKVYAQGDAAFRMNTDSIMQWFVRNAQGVMVPFSAFAQTSWTYGAPKLERYNGMGSYEVVGEAAKGVSSGTAMAAVEEVIRQLPPGIGYEWSGQSYQERLSGSQAPALYALSVLFVFLCLAALYESWSVPFSVMLVVPLGVIGALVFTSLASLTNDVYFQVGLLTTVGLAAKNAILIVEFAKLLQEQGVGLVDATLQAVRQRLRPILMTSLAFMFGVLPLALASGAGAGSRRAIGTGVLGGMASATALGIFFVPVFFVLIRSLFARKKASSGQTPAAMKEAT; encoded by the coding sequence ATGGCACGTTTTTTCATCAACCGCCCCATCTTCGCGTGGGTGCTTGCCATTGTGGTCATGCTGGCGGGAGCCTTGTCCATCACGTCCTTGCCGCTGGAGCAATACCCCGACATCGCTCCGCCCCGTGTGACGGTGAACGCCACCTACCCGGGGGCTTCGGCCAAGACGATTGAAGACTCGGTCACGCAGGTGATCGAGCAGAAAATGAAGGGGCTCGATGGCCTGCTGGCCATGTCTTCCAGCAGCTCCTCGGCAGGCACGGCCAGCATCACCCTGAGCTTTGTGTCGGGCACCAACTCTGACGTGGCCCAGATGCAGGTGCAGAACAAGCTGCAGCAAGCCATGGCCCAGCTGCCGCAAACGGTGCAAAGCCAGGGGGTCACGGTCACCAAGACCGGCACGGACTTCCTGATGGTGATTGCCTTTGTATCGGGCGACGGCAGTGCCAGCGCGATTGACATTGGGGACTACATCTCCTCCAACCTGGTGGACATCATCAGCCGGGTGGACGGCGTGGGCGACATCCAGACCCTGGGCACAGGGCACGCCATGCGCATCTGGCTGGACCCCGCCAAGCTGGCCAGCTTTGCGCTGATGCCCTCGGACGTCAGCACCGCCATCACGGCGCAGAACGCCCAGGTGTCTGCAGGCCAGGTGGCCGGGCTGCCCGCCACAGCGGGGCAGCAACTCAATGTGACCATCACCGCCCGCAGCAAGCTGCAGACCGTGGCGCAGTTTGAGGAGATCGTGCTCAAGACGGGCAGTGATGCCAGCGTGGTGCGCCTGCGCGACGTGGCGCGGGTGGAGCTGGGGGGCGAGAGCTACTCCATCGCCTCGCGCTACAAGGGCCAGCCTGCTGCGGCCATGGGGGTCAAGCTGGCGGCCGGGGCCAATGCCATTGGCGTGGCCAATGCCGTCAAGGCCAAGCTGGTCGAGCTGCAGCCCAGCTTTCCTTACCACCTGGAGCCGGTGATGTCTTACGACACCACGCCGTTCGTGAAGGTGTCGATCGAAGAGGTGGTGCTGACGCTGTTCGAGGCCATCGCGCTGGTGGTCTTGATCATGTATGTCTTCCTCCAGAACTGGAGGGCCACCCTGATTCCCGCCATTACGGTGCCGGTGGTGCTGCTTGGCACGTTTGGTGTGCTGTCGGCGTTTGGGTATTCGGTCAACAGCCTCACCATGTTTGGCATGGTGCTGGCCATCGGGCTGCTGGTGGACGATGCCATCGTGGTGGTGGAGAACGTTGAACGCATGATGACCGACGAGCGGCTAGGGCCCAAGGAGGCCACGCAGCGGTCCATGCAGCAAATCTCGGGTGCTTTGGTAGGCATTGCCTTGGTGCTATCGGCGGTGTTCATCCCCATGGCGTTTTTTGGTGGATCGACCGGCGTGATCTACCGCCAGTTCTCCATCACCGTGGTGTCGTCGATGCTGCTGTCGGTGGCGGTGGCCATGAGCCTGACGCCCGCGCTGTGCGTGACCTTGCTCCAGCACGCCCCAGAGGGCGGGCACCACGCCGTGGCCCGCTGTGGGTGGCTTGGCAAGTTCTTCCAGGCGTTCAATCGCGGGTTTGAGCGGGGCAGTGCATCGGTGGAGTCCGTGACGGGCGGGCTGCTGCGTCGCAGCAAACGCATGATGGTGGTGTATGGCGCGCTGGTGGTGGCGATGGTGGCGCTATACCACCAGTTGCCCACCTCGTTCTTGCCGGACGAAGACCAGGGCGTGCTGATGGCCGAGGTGCGCCTGCCCGCAGGGGCGACCGATGAGCGCTTGAAGGCCTCGCTGCAGGCGTTTGAGAACTGGCTGGGCCAGCAGGCGGATGTCGAGGGCTACACCATGATCACCGGGATCAGTGGCGACCAGGCCTCGGGCCGGGCGTTCATCCGCCTCAAGGACTGGTCGGAGCGCAAGGGCGCGGGCCAGAGTGCCGCAGACATCGCCCGCCGCGCCAACCAGGAGCTGTCGAGCCTGCGCGATGCGCGCGTGTTTGTGATGCAGCCGCCCACCATCCGGGGGCTGGGCTCCAGCGGTGGCTTTGTGGTGCAGCTGCAAGACCGCAACGGCCTGGGGCACGAAGCCCTGGCCAAGGCGCGGGACCAGTTTCTGGAGCTGGCCCGCAAGCGGCCCGAGTTGAGCCAGGTGCGCATCAGCGGGCTGGACGATGCCCCCCAGCTGGGCATCACCATCGATGACCGCAAGGCGGGCGCGCTGGGGCTGAGCACCAGCGACATCAACAGCACCTTGTCCACCGCGTTGGGCGGCACCTACGTGAACGACTTTGTGGACCAGGGCCGCGTCAAAAAGGTCTATGCCCAGGGCGATGCCGCCTTTCGCATGAACACCGACAGCATCATGCAGTGGTTTGTGCGCAATGCGCAGGGCGTGATGGTGCCGTTCTCGGCCTTTGCGCAAACCTCCTGGACCTATGGCGCCCCCAAACTGGAGCGCTACAACGGCATGGGTTCTTACGAGGTGGTGGGCGAGGCGGCCAAGGGCGTCAGCTCGGGCACGGCCATGGCTGCGGTGGAGGAGGTGATTCGGCAACTGCCCCCAGGCATTGGCTACGAATGGTCGGGGCAGTCGTACCAGGAGCGGCTCTCGGGCTCGCAGGCTCCGGCGCTTTATGCGCTGTCGGTGCTGTTTGTGTTTTTGTGCCTGGCAGCGCTGTACGAGAGCTGGTCGGTGCCGTTCTCGGTGATGCTGGTGGTGCCGCTGGGGGTGATCGGGGCGCTGGTGTTCACCTCGCTGGCCTCGTTGACCAACGACGTTTACTTTCAGGTGGGCTTGCTCACCACCGTGGGGTTGGCGGCCAAGAACGCGATCTTGATCGTGGAGTTTGCCAAACTCCTGCAGGAGCAGGGCGTGGGCTTGGTCGATGCCACTTTGCAGGCCGTGCGCCAGCGCCTGCGGCCCATATTGATGACCTCGCTGGCCTTCATGTTTGGCGTGCTGCCCCTGGCGCTGGCCAGCGGTGCGGGGGCGGGCAGCCGACGGGCCATTGGCACGGGCGTGTTGGGCGGCATGGCCAGCGCCACGGCGCTGGGCATCTTCTTTGTCCCGGTGTTCTTTGTGTTGATTCGCAGCCTGTTTGCGCGCAAGAAGGCTTCGTCGGGCCAAACCCCTGCTGCAATGAAGGAGGCCACATGA